The following coding sequences lie in one Syngnathus scovelli strain Florida chromosome 1, RoL_Ssco_1.2, whole genome shotgun sequence genomic window:
- the cyfip2 gene encoding cytoplasmic FMR1-interacting protein 2 isoform X2, whose product MTTHVTLEDALSNVDLLEELPLPDQQPCIEPPPSSIMYQANFDTNFEDRNAFVTGIARYIEQATVHSSMNEMLEEGHEYAVMLYTWRSCSRAIPQVKCNEQPNRVEIYEKTVEVLEPEVTKLMKFMYFQRKAIERFCSEVKRLCHAERRKDFVSEAYLLTLGKFINMFAVLDELKNMKCSVKNDHSAYKRAAQFLRKMADPQSIQESQNLSMFLANHNRITQCLHQQLEVIPGYEELLADIVNICVDYYENKMYLTPSEKHMLLKVMGFGLYLMDGNVSNIYKLDAKKRINLSKIDKFFKLQVVPLFGDMQIELSRYIETSAHYEENKSKWTCTQSSISPQYNLCEQMVQIREDHIRFISELARYSNSEVVTGSGLDSQKSDEEYRELFDLSLRGLQLLSKWSTHVMEVYSWKLVHPTDKFCNKDCPGTAEEYERATRYNYTSEEKFALVEVIAMIKGLQVLMGRMESVFNQAIRNTIYAALQDFAQMTLREPLRQAVRKKKNVLISVLQAIRKTVCDWEGAREPPNDPCLRGEKDPKGGFDIKVPRRAVGPSSTQLYMVRTMLESLIADKSGSKKTLRSSLDGPIVVAIEDFHKQSFFFTHLLNFSEALQQCCDLSQLWFREFFLELTMGRRIQFPIEMSMPWILTDHILETKEPSMMEYVLYPLDLYNDSGYYALTKFKKQFLYDEIEAEVNLCFDQFVYKLADQIFAYYKAMAGSVLLDKRFRAECKNYGVIIPYPPSNRYETLLKQRHVQLLGRSIDLNRLITQRISAAMYKSLDHAISRFESEDLTSIVELEWLLEINRLTHRLLSKHMTLDSFDAMFREANHNVSAPYGRITLHVFWELNFDFLPNYCYNGSTNRFVRTAIPFTQEPQRDKPANVQPYYLYGSKPLNIAYSHIYSSYRNFVGPPHFKTICRLLGYQGIAVVMEELLKIVKSLLQGTVLQYVKTLIEVMPKICRLPRHEYGSPGILEFFHHQLKDIIEYAELKTDVFQSLREVGNAILFCLLIEQALSQEEVCDLLHAAPFQNILPRVYIKEGERLEVRMKRLEAKYAPLHLVPLIERLGTPQQIAIAREGDLLTKERLCCGLSMFEVILTRIRSFLQDGVWRGPPPTNGVMHVDECMEFHRLWSAMQFVYCIPVGTHEYTAEQCFGDGLNWAGCAVIVLLGQQRRFDLFDFCYHLLKVQRQDGKDEIIKNVPLKKMADRIRKYQILNNEIFAILNKYMKAVETDSSTVEHVRCFQPPIHQSLATTC is encoded by the exons ATGACGACCCACGTGACCCTGGAAGATGCCCTATCCAATGTGGACCTGCTGGAGGAACTGCCCCTCCCAGACCAGCAGCCATGCATTgaaccccctccctcctccattATGTACCAG GCCAATTTTGATACCAACTTTGAAGATAGGAACGCGTTTGTGACTGGCATCGCTCGTTATATTGAGCAAGCTACAGTCCACTCCAGCATG AATGAAATGCTGGAAGAAGGACATGAGTATGCAGTGATGCTTTACACTTGGAGAAGCTGCTCTCGAGCTATTCCGCAG GTGAAATGCAACGAGCAACCCAACAGGGTTGAGATCTACGAGAAAACAGTGGAAGTGTTGGAGCCAGAAGTCACCAAGCTCATGAAGTTTATGTACTTCCaa CGGAAAGCTATAGAACGTTTCTGTAGCGAAGTGAAGCGTCTCTGCCATGCTGAGAGAAGGAAAGACTTTGTTTCTGAGGCCTATCTGCTCACTCTGGGAAAATTTATCAACATGTTTGCTGTACTGGACGAACTGAAAAACATGAAGTGTAGCGTAAAGAACGATCATTCTGCTTATAAAAG GGCTGCTCAGTTCCTGAGGAAGATGGCTGACCCTCAGTCCATCCAGGAATCTCAAAATCTTTCAATGTTCTTAGCTAACCACAACAGGATCACTCAG TGCCTGCACCAACAGTTGGAAGTGATTCCAGGTTATGAAGAACTTTTGGCAGATATTGTCAACATCTGTGTAGATTATTATGAGAACAAGATGTATTTGACTCCAAGTGAGAAGCACATGCTTCTCAAG GTGATGGGCTTTGGTCTGTACCTGATGGATGGAAATGTGAGTAATATCTACAAACTAGATGCCAAAAAGAGGATCAACCTTAGCAAGATCGACAAGTTCTTTAAA CTTCAAGTGGTGCCACTCTTTGGAGACATGCAGATAGAGTTGTCCCGCTACATTGAGACAAGTGCTCACTACGAGGAAAACAAGTCCAA ATGGACGTGCACCCAGAGCAGCATTTCACCACAGTACAACCTATGTGAGCAAATGGTGCAGATCAGAGAGGACCACATTCGCTTCATCTCTGAGCTGGCGCGCTATAGCAACAGCGAAGTGGTGACGGGCTCAGGTCTGGACAGCCAGAAATCAGATGAGGAATACAGAGAGCTTTTTGACCTTTCACTGAGGGGTCTGCAGTTGTTGTCCAAGTGGAGTACGCATGTCATGGAAGTT TATTCATGGAAGCTGGTCCATCCCACAGATAAATTTTGTAATAAGGACTGTCCGGGCACAGCAGAGGAGTATGAACGAGCCACACGTTATAATTACACCAGCGAGGAGAAGTTTGCTCTGGTGGAAGTGATTGCCATGATTAAAGGCCTTCAG GTCCTGATGGGCCGAATGGAGTCCGTTTTCAATCAGGCTATCAGGAATACCATCTACGCAGCTCTGCAGGACTTTGCCCAAATGACACTCCGAGAGCCTCTGCGCCAAGCTGTGCGCAAGAAGAAGAATGTCCTCATTAG CGTTCTTCAAGCTATTCGTAAAACCGTTTGTGACTGGGAGGGGGCGAGGGAACCTCCAAATGATCCGTGTCTGAGGGGGGAGAAGGACCCTAAAGGAGGTTTTGATATCAAGGTGCCGCGGAGAGCTGTGGGACCGTCTAGCACACAA CTGTACATGGTGCGCACTATGTTGGAGTCATTGATCGCTGACAAGAGTGGCTCTAAAAAGACCCTGCGCAGCAGTCTAGATGGACCCATTGTGGTCGCCATAGAAGACTTTCACAAACAATCCTTCTTCTTCACACACTTGCTCAACTTCAGTG AGGCCCTGCAGCAGTGTTGTGACTTGTCCCAGCTCTGGTTTAGAGAATTCTTCCTTGAGCTGACCATGGGTCGCAGAATCCAGTTCCCTATTGAGATGTCCATGCCATGGATTCTCACTGACCACATCCTGGAGACCAAGGAACCATCAATGATGGA ATATGTGCTGTATCCACTGGATTTGTACAATGACAGTGGCTACTATGCTCTCACGAAGTTCAAGAAGCAGTTCCTTTATGATGAAATTGAGGCAGAG GTAAACCTTTGCTTTGATCAGTTTGTCTACAAGTTGGCTGATCAGATATTTGCCTACTACAAAGCAATGGCTGGCAG TGTCCTGCTTGATAAGCGCTTCCGGGCAGAATGTAAAAACTATGGCGTGATTATACCATACCCTCCTTCAAACCGCTATGAGACGTTGCTAAAACAGAGACATGTGCAG CTTCTGGGTCGCTCCATTGACCTAAACCGTCTTATCACCCAGAGGATCTCTGCTGCCATGTATAAATCTCTGGATCATGCCATCAGCCGCTTTGAAAGCGAGGATCTCACATCTATTGTG GAGTTGGAGTGGCTTCTGGAGATCAACAGACTCACCCACCGGCTTCTGTCCAAGCACATGACTCTGGACAGCTTTGATGCCATGTTCCGTGAGGCCAATCACAACGTCTCAGCTCCCTACGGTCGAATTACACTTCATGTTTTTTGGGAGCTCAATTTCGATTTCCTCCCTAATTATTGCTACAACGGATCCACAAACCG ATTTGTACGCACAGCCATTCCTTTCACCCAAGAGCCTCAGAGAGACAAGCCAGCCAATGTACAGCCTTACTACCTGTATGGGTCCAAG CCTCTGAACATTGCCTACTCTCACATATATAGCTCGTACAGGAACTTTGTTGGCCCACCTCATTTCAAGACTATTTGTCGTCTTCTTGGTTACCAAGGCATTGCTGTTGTGATGGAGGAGCTGCTAAAGATTGTCAAGAGCTTG TTACAGGGCACCGTTCTGCAGTATGTAAAAACACTCATCGAAGTTATGCCCAAAATCTGTCGCCTACCCCGCCACGAGTATGGCTCCCCAG GGATCTTGGAGTTCTTCCACCATCAACTCAAGGATATTATTGAGTATGCTGAGCTCAAGACAGATGTCTTCCAGAGCTTGAGGGAGGTGGGGAACGCCATCCTCTTCTGCCTGCTCATCGAGCAAGCTCTG TCACAGGAAGAAGTGTGTGACCTTCTTCATGCTGCCCCCTTCCAAAACATTCTGCCGAGAGTATACATCAAAG AGGGAGAGCGTCTGGAAGTGAGGATGAAAAGGCTCGAAGCAAAGTATGCCCCTCTTCACCTTGTGCCTCTGATTGAGAGGCTGGGGACCCCTCAG CAAATTGCCATTGCACGTGAGGGAGATTTGCTGACCAAAGAGCGCCTGTGCTGCGGCCTTTCCATGTTTGAGGTCATCCTGACCCGCATCCGGAGCTTTTTGCAAGATGGGGTGTGGCGCGGGCCTCCTCCCACCAATGGTGTCATGCATGTCGATGAGTGCATGGAATTCCACCGCCTCTGGAGTGCAATGCAGTTTGTGTATTGCATTCCAGTGGGCACTCATGAGTACACAGCAGA GCAGTGCTTTGGGGATGGTCTGAACTGGGCCGGCTGTGCTGTCATTGTTCTGTTGGGACAGCAACGTCGTTTTGATCTCTTTGACTTCTGCTACCACCTGCTCAAAGTCCAAAGACAAGATGGCAAGGATGAGATCATCAAAAATGTG CCACTAAAGAAGATGGCAGACCGCATCAGGAAGTACCAGATTCTTAACAATGAAATCTTTGCTATCCTAAACAAGTACATGAAGGCTGTGGAGACAGACAGTTCCACTGTGGAGCATGTTCGCTGTTTCCAGCCTCCTATACACCAATCCCTGGCTACCACTTGTTGA
- the cyfip2 gene encoding cytoplasmic FMR1-interacting protein 2 isoform X1: MTTHVTLEDALSNVDLLEELPLPDQQPCIEPPPSSIMYQANFDTNFEDRNAFVTGIARYIEQATVHSSMNEMLEEGHEYAVMLYTWRSCSRAIPQVKCNEQPNRVEIYEKTVEVLEPEVTKLMKFMYFQRKAIERFCSEVKRLCHAERRKDFVSEAYLLTLGKFINMFAVLDELKNMKCSVKNDHSAYKRAAQFLRKMADPQSIQESQNLSMFLANHNRITQCLHQQLEVIPGYEELLADIVNICVDYYENKMYLTPSEKHMLLKVMGFGLYLMDGNVSNIYKLDAKKRINLSKIDKFFKLQVVPLFGDMQIELSRYIETSAHYEENKSKWTCTQSSISPQYNLCEQMVQIREDHIRFISELARYSNSEVVTGSGLDSQKSDEEYRELFDLSLRGLQLLSKWSTHVMEVYSWKLVHPTDKFCNKDCPGTAEEYERATRYNYTSEEKFALVEVIAMIKGLQVLMGRMESVFNQAIRNTIYAALQDFAQMTLREPLRQAVRKKKNVLISVLQAIRKTVCDWEGAREPPNDPCLRGEKDPKGGFDIKVPRRAVGPSSTQLYMVRTMLESLIADKSGSKKTLRSSLDGPIVVAIEDFHKQSFFFTHLLNFSEALQQCCDLSQLWFREFFLELTMGRRIQFPIEMSMPWILTDHILETKEPSMMEYVLYPLDLYNDSGYYALTKFKKQFLYDEIEAEVNLCFDQFVYKLADQIFAYYKAMAGSVLLDKRFRAECKNYGVIIPYPPSNRYETLLKQRHVQLLGRSIDLNRLITQRISAAMYKSLDHAISRFESEDLTSIVELEWLLEINRLTHRLLSKHMTLDSFDAMFREANHNVSAPYGRITLHVFWELNFDFLPNYCYNGSTNRFVRTAIPFTQEPQRDKPANVQPYYLYGSKPLNIAYSHIYSSYRNFVGPPHFKTICRLLGYQGIAVVMEELLKIVKSLLQGTVLQYVKTLIEVMPKICRLPRHEYGSPGILEFFHHQLKDIIEYAELKTDVFQSLREVGNAILFCLLIEQALVSQEEVCDLLHAAPFQNILPRVYIKEGERLEVRMKRLEAKYAPLHLVPLIERLGTPQQIAIAREGDLLTKERLCCGLSMFEVILTRIRSFLQDGVWRGPPPTNGVMHVDECMEFHRLWSAMQFVYCIPVGTHEYTAEQCFGDGLNWAGCAVIVLLGQQRRFDLFDFCYHLLKVQRQDGKDEIIKNVPLKKMADRIRKYQILNNEIFAILNKYMKAVETDSSTVEHVRCFQPPIHQSLATTC; encoded by the exons ATGACGACCCACGTGACCCTGGAAGATGCCCTATCCAATGTGGACCTGCTGGAGGAACTGCCCCTCCCAGACCAGCAGCCATGCATTgaaccccctccctcctccattATGTACCAG GCCAATTTTGATACCAACTTTGAAGATAGGAACGCGTTTGTGACTGGCATCGCTCGTTATATTGAGCAAGCTACAGTCCACTCCAGCATG AATGAAATGCTGGAAGAAGGACATGAGTATGCAGTGATGCTTTACACTTGGAGAAGCTGCTCTCGAGCTATTCCGCAG GTGAAATGCAACGAGCAACCCAACAGGGTTGAGATCTACGAGAAAACAGTGGAAGTGTTGGAGCCAGAAGTCACCAAGCTCATGAAGTTTATGTACTTCCaa CGGAAAGCTATAGAACGTTTCTGTAGCGAAGTGAAGCGTCTCTGCCATGCTGAGAGAAGGAAAGACTTTGTTTCTGAGGCCTATCTGCTCACTCTGGGAAAATTTATCAACATGTTTGCTGTACTGGACGAACTGAAAAACATGAAGTGTAGCGTAAAGAACGATCATTCTGCTTATAAAAG GGCTGCTCAGTTCCTGAGGAAGATGGCTGACCCTCAGTCCATCCAGGAATCTCAAAATCTTTCAATGTTCTTAGCTAACCACAACAGGATCACTCAG TGCCTGCACCAACAGTTGGAAGTGATTCCAGGTTATGAAGAACTTTTGGCAGATATTGTCAACATCTGTGTAGATTATTATGAGAACAAGATGTATTTGACTCCAAGTGAGAAGCACATGCTTCTCAAG GTGATGGGCTTTGGTCTGTACCTGATGGATGGAAATGTGAGTAATATCTACAAACTAGATGCCAAAAAGAGGATCAACCTTAGCAAGATCGACAAGTTCTTTAAA CTTCAAGTGGTGCCACTCTTTGGAGACATGCAGATAGAGTTGTCCCGCTACATTGAGACAAGTGCTCACTACGAGGAAAACAAGTCCAA ATGGACGTGCACCCAGAGCAGCATTTCACCACAGTACAACCTATGTGAGCAAATGGTGCAGATCAGAGAGGACCACATTCGCTTCATCTCTGAGCTGGCGCGCTATAGCAACAGCGAAGTGGTGACGGGCTCAGGTCTGGACAGCCAGAAATCAGATGAGGAATACAGAGAGCTTTTTGACCTTTCACTGAGGGGTCTGCAGTTGTTGTCCAAGTGGAGTACGCATGTCATGGAAGTT TATTCATGGAAGCTGGTCCATCCCACAGATAAATTTTGTAATAAGGACTGTCCGGGCACAGCAGAGGAGTATGAACGAGCCACACGTTATAATTACACCAGCGAGGAGAAGTTTGCTCTGGTGGAAGTGATTGCCATGATTAAAGGCCTTCAG GTCCTGATGGGCCGAATGGAGTCCGTTTTCAATCAGGCTATCAGGAATACCATCTACGCAGCTCTGCAGGACTTTGCCCAAATGACACTCCGAGAGCCTCTGCGCCAAGCTGTGCGCAAGAAGAAGAATGTCCTCATTAG CGTTCTTCAAGCTATTCGTAAAACCGTTTGTGACTGGGAGGGGGCGAGGGAACCTCCAAATGATCCGTGTCTGAGGGGGGAGAAGGACCCTAAAGGAGGTTTTGATATCAAGGTGCCGCGGAGAGCTGTGGGACCGTCTAGCACACAA CTGTACATGGTGCGCACTATGTTGGAGTCATTGATCGCTGACAAGAGTGGCTCTAAAAAGACCCTGCGCAGCAGTCTAGATGGACCCATTGTGGTCGCCATAGAAGACTTTCACAAACAATCCTTCTTCTTCACACACTTGCTCAACTTCAGTG AGGCCCTGCAGCAGTGTTGTGACTTGTCCCAGCTCTGGTTTAGAGAATTCTTCCTTGAGCTGACCATGGGTCGCAGAATCCAGTTCCCTATTGAGATGTCCATGCCATGGATTCTCACTGACCACATCCTGGAGACCAAGGAACCATCAATGATGGA ATATGTGCTGTATCCACTGGATTTGTACAATGACAGTGGCTACTATGCTCTCACGAAGTTCAAGAAGCAGTTCCTTTATGATGAAATTGAGGCAGAG GTAAACCTTTGCTTTGATCAGTTTGTCTACAAGTTGGCTGATCAGATATTTGCCTACTACAAAGCAATGGCTGGCAG TGTCCTGCTTGATAAGCGCTTCCGGGCAGAATGTAAAAACTATGGCGTGATTATACCATACCCTCCTTCAAACCGCTATGAGACGTTGCTAAAACAGAGACATGTGCAG CTTCTGGGTCGCTCCATTGACCTAAACCGTCTTATCACCCAGAGGATCTCTGCTGCCATGTATAAATCTCTGGATCATGCCATCAGCCGCTTTGAAAGCGAGGATCTCACATCTATTGTG GAGTTGGAGTGGCTTCTGGAGATCAACAGACTCACCCACCGGCTTCTGTCCAAGCACATGACTCTGGACAGCTTTGATGCCATGTTCCGTGAGGCCAATCACAACGTCTCAGCTCCCTACGGTCGAATTACACTTCATGTTTTTTGGGAGCTCAATTTCGATTTCCTCCCTAATTATTGCTACAACGGATCCACAAACCG ATTTGTACGCACAGCCATTCCTTTCACCCAAGAGCCTCAGAGAGACAAGCCAGCCAATGTACAGCCTTACTACCTGTATGGGTCCAAG CCTCTGAACATTGCCTACTCTCACATATATAGCTCGTACAGGAACTTTGTTGGCCCACCTCATTTCAAGACTATTTGTCGTCTTCTTGGTTACCAAGGCATTGCTGTTGTGATGGAGGAGCTGCTAAAGATTGTCAAGAGCTTG TTACAGGGCACCGTTCTGCAGTATGTAAAAACACTCATCGAAGTTATGCCCAAAATCTGTCGCCTACCCCGCCACGAGTATGGCTCCCCAG GGATCTTGGAGTTCTTCCACCATCAACTCAAGGATATTATTGAGTATGCTGAGCTCAAGACAGATGTCTTCCAGAGCTTGAGGGAGGTGGGGAACGCCATCCTCTTCTGCCTGCTCATCGAGCAAGCTCTGGT GTCACAGGAAGAAGTGTGTGACCTTCTTCATGCTGCCCCCTTCCAAAACATTCTGCCGAGAGTATACATCAAAG AGGGAGAGCGTCTGGAAGTGAGGATGAAAAGGCTCGAAGCAAAGTATGCCCCTCTTCACCTTGTGCCTCTGATTGAGAGGCTGGGGACCCCTCAG CAAATTGCCATTGCACGTGAGGGAGATTTGCTGACCAAAGAGCGCCTGTGCTGCGGCCTTTCCATGTTTGAGGTCATCCTGACCCGCATCCGGAGCTTTTTGCAAGATGGGGTGTGGCGCGGGCCTCCTCCCACCAATGGTGTCATGCATGTCGATGAGTGCATGGAATTCCACCGCCTCTGGAGTGCAATGCAGTTTGTGTATTGCATTCCAGTGGGCACTCATGAGTACACAGCAGA GCAGTGCTTTGGGGATGGTCTGAACTGGGCCGGCTGTGCTGTCATTGTTCTGTTGGGACAGCAACGTCGTTTTGATCTCTTTGACTTCTGCTACCACCTGCTCAAAGTCCAAAGACAAGATGGCAAGGATGAGATCATCAAAAATGTG CCACTAAAGAAGATGGCAGACCGCATCAGGAAGTACCAGATTCTTAACAATGAAATCTTTGCTATCCTAAACAAGTACATGAAGGCTGTGGAGACAGACAGTTCCACTGTGGAGCATGTTCGCTGTTTCCAGCCTCCTATACACCAATCCCTGGCTACCACTTGTTGA
- the cyfip2 gene encoding cytoplasmic FMR1-interacting protein 2 isoform X3, translating to MTTHVTLEDALSNVDLLEELPLPDQQPCIEPPPSSIMYQANFDTNFEDRNAFVTGIARYIEQATVHSSMNEMLEEGHEYAVMLYTWRSCSRAIPQVKCNEQPNRVEIYEKTVEVLEPEVTKLMKFMYFQRKAIERFCSEVKRLCHAERRKDFVSEAYLLTLGKFINMFAVLDELKNMKCSVKNDHSAYKRAAQFLRKMADPQSIQESQNLSMFLANHNRITQCLHQQLEVIPGYEELLADIVNICVDYYENKMYLTPSEKHMLLKVMGFGLYLMDGNVSNIYKLDAKKRINLSKIDKFFKLQVVPLFGDMQIELSRYIETSAHYEENKSKWTCTQSSISPQYNLCEQMVQIREDHIRFISELARYSNSEVVTGSGLDSQKSDEEYRELFDLSLRGLQLLSKWSTHVMEVYSWKLVHPTDKFCNKDCPGTAEEYERATRYNYTSEEKFALVEVIAMIKGLQVLMGRMESVFNQAIRNTIYAALQDFAQMTLREPLRQAVRKKKNVLISVLQAIRKTVCDWEGAREPPNDPCLRGEKDPKGGFDIKVPRRAVGPSSTQLYMVRTMLESLIADKSGSKKTLRSSLDGPIVVAIEDFHKQSFFFTHLLNFSEALQQCCDLSQLWFREFFLELTMGRRIQFPIEMSMPWILTDHILETKEPSMMEYVLYPLDLYNDSGYYALTKFKKQFLYDEIEAEVNLCFDQFVYKLADQIFAYYKAMAGSVLLDKRFRAECKNYGVIIPYPPSNRYETLLKQRHVQLLGRSIDLNRLITQRISAAMYKSLDHAISRFESEDLTSIVELEWLLEINRLTHRLLSKHMTLDSFDAMFREANHNVSAPYGRITLHVFWELNFDFLPNYCYNGSTNRFVRTAIPFTQEPQRDKPANVQPYYLYGSKPLNIAYSHIYSSYRNFVGPPHFKTICRLLGYQGIAVVMEELLKIVKSLLQGTVLQYVKTLIEVMPKICRLPRHEYGSPGILEFFHHQLKDIIEYAELKTDVFQSLREVGNAILFCLLIEQALVVRTWVLYIAI from the exons ATGACGACCCACGTGACCCTGGAAGATGCCCTATCCAATGTGGACCTGCTGGAGGAACTGCCCCTCCCAGACCAGCAGCCATGCATTgaaccccctccctcctccattATGTACCAG GCCAATTTTGATACCAACTTTGAAGATAGGAACGCGTTTGTGACTGGCATCGCTCGTTATATTGAGCAAGCTACAGTCCACTCCAGCATG AATGAAATGCTGGAAGAAGGACATGAGTATGCAGTGATGCTTTACACTTGGAGAAGCTGCTCTCGAGCTATTCCGCAG GTGAAATGCAACGAGCAACCCAACAGGGTTGAGATCTACGAGAAAACAGTGGAAGTGTTGGAGCCAGAAGTCACCAAGCTCATGAAGTTTATGTACTTCCaa CGGAAAGCTATAGAACGTTTCTGTAGCGAAGTGAAGCGTCTCTGCCATGCTGAGAGAAGGAAAGACTTTGTTTCTGAGGCCTATCTGCTCACTCTGGGAAAATTTATCAACATGTTTGCTGTACTGGACGAACTGAAAAACATGAAGTGTAGCGTAAAGAACGATCATTCTGCTTATAAAAG GGCTGCTCAGTTCCTGAGGAAGATGGCTGACCCTCAGTCCATCCAGGAATCTCAAAATCTTTCAATGTTCTTAGCTAACCACAACAGGATCACTCAG TGCCTGCACCAACAGTTGGAAGTGATTCCAGGTTATGAAGAACTTTTGGCAGATATTGTCAACATCTGTGTAGATTATTATGAGAACAAGATGTATTTGACTCCAAGTGAGAAGCACATGCTTCTCAAG GTGATGGGCTTTGGTCTGTACCTGATGGATGGAAATGTGAGTAATATCTACAAACTAGATGCCAAAAAGAGGATCAACCTTAGCAAGATCGACAAGTTCTTTAAA CTTCAAGTGGTGCCACTCTTTGGAGACATGCAGATAGAGTTGTCCCGCTACATTGAGACAAGTGCTCACTACGAGGAAAACAAGTCCAA ATGGACGTGCACCCAGAGCAGCATTTCACCACAGTACAACCTATGTGAGCAAATGGTGCAGATCAGAGAGGACCACATTCGCTTCATCTCTGAGCTGGCGCGCTATAGCAACAGCGAAGTGGTGACGGGCTCAGGTCTGGACAGCCAGAAATCAGATGAGGAATACAGAGAGCTTTTTGACCTTTCACTGAGGGGTCTGCAGTTGTTGTCCAAGTGGAGTACGCATGTCATGGAAGTT TATTCATGGAAGCTGGTCCATCCCACAGATAAATTTTGTAATAAGGACTGTCCGGGCACAGCAGAGGAGTATGAACGAGCCACACGTTATAATTACACCAGCGAGGAGAAGTTTGCTCTGGTGGAAGTGATTGCCATGATTAAAGGCCTTCAG GTCCTGATGGGCCGAATGGAGTCCGTTTTCAATCAGGCTATCAGGAATACCATCTACGCAGCTCTGCAGGACTTTGCCCAAATGACACTCCGAGAGCCTCTGCGCCAAGCTGTGCGCAAGAAGAAGAATGTCCTCATTAG CGTTCTTCAAGCTATTCGTAAAACCGTTTGTGACTGGGAGGGGGCGAGGGAACCTCCAAATGATCCGTGTCTGAGGGGGGAGAAGGACCCTAAAGGAGGTTTTGATATCAAGGTGCCGCGGAGAGCTGTGGGACCGTCTAGCACACAA CTGTACATGGTGCGCACTATGTTGGAGTCATTGATCGCTGACAAGAGTGGCTCTAAAAAGACCCTGCGCAGCAGTCTAGATGGACCCATTGTGGTCGCCATAGAAGACTTTCACAAACAATCCTTCTTCTTCACACACTTGCTCAACTTCAGTG AGGCCCTGCAGCAGTGTTGTGACTTGTCCCAGCTCTGGTTTAGAGAATTCTTCCTTGAGCTGACCATGGGTCGCAGAATCCAGTTCCCTATTGAGATGTCCATGCCATGGATTCTCACTGACCACATCCTGGAGACCAAGGAACCATCAATGATGGA ATATGTGCTGTATCCACTGGATTTGTACAATGACAGTGGCTACTATGCTCTCACGAAGTTCAAGAAGCAGTTCCTTTATGATGAAATTGAGGCAGAG GTAAACCTTTGCTTTGATCAGTTTGTCTACAAGTTGGCTGATCAGATATTTGCCTACTACAAAGCAATGGCTGGCAG TGTCCTGCTTGATAAGCGCTTCCGGGCAGAATGTAAAAACTATGGCGTGATTATACCATACCCTCCTTCAAACCGCTATGAGACGTTGCTAAAACAGAGACATGTGCAG CTTCTGGGTCGCTCCATTGACCTAAACCGTCTTATCACCCAGAGGATCTCTGCTGCCATGTATAAATCTCTGGATCATGCCATCAGCCGCTTTGAAAGCGAGGATCTCACATCTATTGTG GAGTTGGAGTGGCTTCTGGAGATCAACAGACTCACCCACCGGCTTCTGTCCAAGCACATGACTCTGGACAGCTTTGATGCCATGTTCCGTGAGGCCAATCACAACGTCTCAGCTCCCTACGGTCGAATTACACTTCATGTTTTTTGGGAGCTCAATTTCGATTTCCTCCCTAATTATTGCTACAACGGATCCACAAACCG ATTTGTACGCACAGCCATTCCTTTCACCCAAGAGCCTCAGAGAGACAAGCCAGCCAATGTACAGCCTTACTACCTGTATGGGTCCAAG CCTCTGAACATTGCCTACTCTCACATATATAGCTCGTACAGGAACTTTGTTGGCCCACCTCATTTCAAGACTATTTGTCGTCTTCTTGGTTACCAAGGCATTGCTGTTGTGATGGAGGAGCTGCTAAAGATTGTCAAGAGCTTG TTACAGGGCACCGTTCTGCAGTATGTAAAAACACTCATCGAAGTTATGCCCAAAATCTGTCGCCTACCCCGCCACGAGTATGGCTCCCCAG GGATCTTGGAGTTCTTCCACCATCAACTCAAGGATATTATTGAGTATGCTGAGCTCAAGACAGATGTCTTCCAGAGCTTGAGGGAGGTGGGGAACGCCATCCTCTTCTGCCTGCTCATCGAGCAAGCTCTG GTGGTAAGGACATGGGTTTTGTATATTGCTATCTAG